TTTAGTGCTGTTAACAGAatgacttctttatttttacctcactttctgttttcctccagtCTCTTTCAGGTTGGTAGGAACTACCAGCTACTGTGCTGGAGTTCTGGAAGTGCTCTACCGCAAAGAGTGGAGACCATTGAATGTCTATAATTCAGAGAAAAACTGGAATCATGAATCAGCAACTGTAGCGTGTTCACAGCTGGATTGTGGTTCTTCTGTGTTCCAAGAAGTCACAGACAATTCTACATGGAGATATGTGTGGAGGATTGACCCCTCCTGTTGGAAGTCACTTTCTGATTACTGTGTCTTTGGTTATGATTCTTATAGTGAGGACAGACTGGAGGTTTCATGTTCAggtaaactgatgtttttgtgttttaaactatGGAGAAAGTTAACTGTCAAAATGAGACGTTTTCTCAAAGTATGTGAAactattgtgaaaatgtgaaaacattttttgaactcAAATGTACACATTGTAAGCTTGAATGAATTactgaagatttaaaaaacaagagttgaaaatctaaaactcaaaatttttacTATTTAGCCTAATTTTATGTGGGGGACGAGTCTTTGAGAATATTAAAACCAGAgggacagaaatgaaaaagaaaaacacaagttgaaactaaaattgtttaaagttttttgattattcaagttttacatttaaatctttacttctaaaattattaaatttacaATGAGTTcttcaaagtttaaaactgttagcaaatttaaagtctaatttttcatttcattttttttattattattcaagttttacatcgttatttttctaatgatcaaATTTATAATCTGGTTTTCTTTCACTCATAACTGTtcctgatttgactccatacTTTAACCCTGTTAACTTTAAATTCAACCTGAAATCAATGAAGAACACTGAGATACTGGAAAGGCTTCATAGAAGaatatgaaataaacatttaatttatttaaaaaaacatctcacaAGTTTAGTCTGGActttttatctaatatttaaaaaactatga
The DNA window shown above is from Oryzias melastigma strain HK-1 unplaced genomic scaffold, ASM292280v2 sc03259, whole genome shotgun sequence and carries:
- the LOC112141536 gene encoding scavenger receptor cysteine-rich type 1 protein M130-like, whose product is MKSLSLWRECVDVDDTLSTFRINITCSESIRLVNGDNQCSGRLEVKSNNSWSIVCEDDFDQQDAEVVCRELGCGAPSGLQGALYGETEAPEWSREFLCEGHESALLHCKSSSSSQKFCSSGKAVELTCSVSFRLVGTTSYCAGVLEVLYRKEWRPLNVYNSEKNWNHESATVACSQLDCGSSVFQEVTDNSTWRYVWRIDPSCWKSLSDYCVFGYDSYSEDRLEVSCSGKLMFLCFKLWRKLTVKMRRFLKVCETIVKM